Proteins encoded within one genomic window of Panicum virgatum strain AP13 chromosome 1N, P.virgatum_v5, whole genome shotgun sequence:
- the LOC120655341 gene encoding dynein light chain LC6, flagellar outer arm-like, whose protein sequence is MLEGKARVQDTDMPARMQAAATSAASRALDLFDVADCRAIAGHIKTEFDKRYGVGWQCVVGANFGCFFTHTSGTFIYFSLERLSFLLFKAAAASS, encoded by the exons atgctgGAGGGGAAGGCGCGGGTGCAGGACACGGACATGCCGGCGCGgatgcaggcggcggcgacctcggcggCCTCCCGCGCGCTCGACCTCTTCGACGTCGCCGACTGCCGCGCCATCGCCGGCCACATCAAGACG GAGTTCGACAAGCGGTACGGCGTCGGGTGGCAGTGCGTGGTGGGCGCCAACTTCGGGTGCTTCTTCACCCACACCAGCGGCACCTTCATCTACTTCTCCCTCGAGCGCCTCTCCTTCCTGCTCTTCAAGGCCGCCGCTGCATCATCctga